A genomic region of Zea mays cultivar B73 chromosome 6, Zm-B73-REFERENCE-NAM-5.0, whole genome shotgun sequence contains the following coding sequences:
- the LOC100279032 gene encoding uncharacterized protein LOC100279032, producing MHRSTMDVVYHHHHHQESLLTGNVAATASAGKKLGVERFELPLIYISLSRKEKDDNFLAMKGTKLPQWPKKRAKNVETLQVLNTWPEIDLILYF from the coding sequence ATGCACAGGTCCACCATGGACGTCgtctaccaccaccaccaccaccaagagTCGCTGTTGACGGGCAACGTCGCCGCCACCGCCAGCGCCGGTAAGAAGCTGGGCGTGGAGCGGTTCGAGTTGCCGCTGATCTACATCTCGCTGTCGCGGAAGGAGAAGGACGACAATTTCCTTGCGATGAAGGGCACCAAGCTACCCCAGTGGCCCAAGAAAAGGGCCAAGAACGTGGAGACCCTCCAAGTATTAAACACCTGGCCTGAGATCGATTTGATCCTCTATTTCTAA
- the LOC103629256 gene encoding protein trichome birefringence-like 33 — protein sequence MAKPPPPTSTSDPALPTTATTTSSAPKSSSRPRPRPRGLLDALAASARSLLASARRSPVTTLAAAFFLLALVMYGEDARTIVELSIDDYLYPDADLYNVSGLPPLALPPLTCDLSRSKWVFDNVSVPAYREKDCTFLTKQVSCLPNGRPDDMRQYWRWQPNECSLPTYVFLLLQIASSMLSWPVV from the coding sequence ATGGCCAAGCCACCGCCGCCCACCTCCACCTCCGACCCCGCGCTCCCCACCACTGCTACAACCACCTCGTCGGCCCCCAAGTCGTCGTCTCGCCCTAGGCCCCGCCCCCGGGGCCTCCTCGATGCGCTCGCAGCCTCCGCGCGCTCCCTCCTCGCCTCGGCGCGTCGCTCCCCGGTCACCACGCTAGCCGCCGCCTTCTTCCTCCTCGCGCTCGTCATGTACGGTGAGGACGCCCGCACCATCGTCGAGCTCTCCATCGACGACTACCTCTACCCGGACGCCGACCTCTACAACGTCTCCGGCCTGCCGCCCCTCGCGCTGCCCCCGCTCACCTGCGACCTCTCTCGCAGCAAATGGGTCTTCGACAACGTCTCCGTTCCGGCGTACCGGGAGAAAGACTGCACCTTCCTCACCAAGCAGGTCTCCTGCCTCCCCAACGGCCGCCCCGACGACATGCGGCAGTACTGGAGATGGCAGCCCAACGAGTGCTCCCTCCCCACGTACGTCTTCCTTCTCCTCCAGATCGCATCTTCCATGCTCAGTTGGCCAGTTGTGTGA